The following proteins are encoded in a genomic region of Mahella australiensis 50-1 BON:
- a CDS encoding UbiA-like polyprenyltransferase, producing MMISRDWWMRGGMNTVFDRLKKYAEMVMFSHTLFSLPFGLMAMLWAADGLPSFRVVFWILVALFGARNGANALNRLIDKDIDAANPRTASRHLPKGQLKPSEVLAVAVVCFALMIWAAYELNPLCLMLSPLAILLFIVYSYTKRFTWACHIVLGLACGGAPVGAWMAVTGTIGWPSLVLGAAVMLWVAGFDIIYGTQDVDFDKSFGIFSIPVKFGIKNALLISTAFHVMALLLLLYLFFLLDLGWLYIVGWLIAAALIYVEHSIVSPDHLDDVKIASYSINQIVSVVLFIFTAADMFIAR from the coding sequence ATGATGATATCAAGAGATTGGTGGATGAGAGGTGGCATGAATACGGTATTTGACAGATTGAAAAAATACGCCGAGATGGTGATGTTCTCTCATACGCTGTTCTCATTGCCGTTCGGCCTTATGGCCATGCTTTGGGCGGCCGATGGCCTGCCGTCCTTTCGCGTCGTATTCTGGATACTGGTGGCGTTGTTTGGTGCCAGAAACGGGGCCAATGCCTTGAACCGCCTTATAGATAAGGATATAGATGCAGCAAACCCGAGGACGGCGTCCAGGCATTTGCCCAAAGGGCAACTCAAACCGAGCGAGGTGCTCGCGGTGGCAGTGGTTTGCTTTGCGCTTATGATATGGGCGGCGTATGAGCTCAATCCTCTGTGTCTTATGCTGTCGCCTTTGGCCATCCTGCTGTTCATAGTGTATTCATATACAAAGCGCTTCACATGGGCCTGCCATATAGTACTCGGCCTAGCCTGCGGCGGCGCTCCGGTAGGGGCATGGATGGCTGTTACGGGCACCATAGGCTGGCCGTCGCTGGTACTTGGTGCGGCAGTTATGCTATGGGTAGCCGGCTTTGATATAATATACGGCACGCAGGATGTGGATTTTGATAAGAGTTTCGGTATTTTTTCCATACCGGTGAAATTCGGTATAAAAAACGCTTTGCTCATTTCGACCGCCTTTCATGTTATGGCTTTGCTGCTGTTGCTCTACCTGTTCTTTTTGCTGGATTTGGGTTGGCTTTATATCGTGGGCTGGCTTATAGCGGCGGCATTGATATACGTCGAGCATAGCATAGTGTCGCCCGATCATCTTGATGACGTTAAGATAGCCTCGTACAGCATAAATCAGATAGTCAGTGTAGTGCTGTTCATATTTACGGCAGCCGACATGTTCATAGCGAGGTGA
- a CDS encoding menaquinone biosynthesis decarboxylase: MYKDLQNFANILEQNGLLKRITTEVDSRLEITEIADRVVKSGGPALLFERVNDSPYPVLINTFGSYERLNMALEVDSLDEIADKLYDLMDMSNYMGLVNKLKSVPKLAKLARVFPRKVDKADCQQIVEDPDLSKLPILWCWPEDGGRFITLPLVITKDPETGQQNIGMYRMQVYDEKTTGMHWHLHKDGREIYEKYKKIGGRMPVSVALGGDPAVIYAATAPLPKEIDEMLFAGFLRGGPVDTVKSRTNDIYVPANAEFVLEGYVDTDELREEGPFGDHTGYYSLKDLYPVFHLTCITRRKNPIYPATVVGRPPMEDCYLGKATERIFLPLIKLICPEVIDMNFPLEGVFHNCAIVSIKKRYPGQARKVMHALWGMGQMMYTKMIVVVDEGVDPHDLSTVAWKVFNNIDAKRDLEIVEGPLDALDHASPMPFYGHKLGIDATKKWPQEGHMRPWPDDIVMDDDIKRLVDERWHEYGI, from the coding sequence ATGTATAAAGATCTGCAGAATTTTGCAAATATATTGGAACAAAATGGGTTGCTCAAACGCATAACGACAGAGGTGGACAGCCGCCTTGAGATAACCGAAATAGCCGACAGGGTGGTGAAATCCGGCGGTCCAGCCTTGTTGTTCGAGAGGGTGAACGATTCGCCGTATCCTGTGCTTATAAATACCTTCGGCAGCTACGAGCGCTTGAATATGGCGCTTGAGGTCGACAGCCTGGATGAAATAGCCGATAAGCTTTATGACCTCATGGATATGTCAAACTATATGGGCTTGGTAAACAAATTGAAATCGGTTCCCAAGTTGGCCAAGCTGGCCAGGGTCTTTCCGAGAAAGGTGGACAAGGCCGATTGCCAGCAAATCGTCGAGGACCCTGATCTATCCAAGTTACCTATATTATGGTGCTGGCCCGAGGACGGCGGCCGTTTTATCACGCTGCCGCTGGTTATAACCAAGGATCCGGAAACCGGCCAGCAGAATATCGGCATGTACAGGATGCAGGTCTATGATGAAAAAACCACAGGGATGCACTGGCATTTGCACAAGGACGGGCGGGAAATCTACGAAAAGTATAAAAAAATAGGCGGCAGGATGCCGGTATCAGTGGCTTTGGGAGGCGATCCGGCAGTTATATACGCGGCCACCGCTCCGCTGCCCAAAGAGATAGATGAGATGTTATTTGCGGGCTTTTTGAGAGGCGGGCCCGTGGATACGGTAAAGAGCAGAACCAACGATATATACGTGCCGGCCAATGCCGAGTTCGTGCTGGAGGGCTATGTGGATACCGATGAATTACGGGAAGAGGGACCTTTCGGGGATCATACCGGTTATTATTCGCTCAAGGACCTTTATCCGGTATTTCATCTGACCTGCATTACGCGCAGGAAAAATCCGATATATCCTGCTACGGTCGTGGGCAGGCCGCCTATGGAGGACTGTTACCTAGGCAAGGCTACCGAAAGGATATTTCTGCCGCTTATAAAGTTGATATGCCCGGAGGTCATCGACATGAATTTCCCGCTCGAAGGCGTATTTCACAATTGCGCCATCGTATCTATAAAAAAGCGCTATCCCGGTCAGGCCAGGAAGGTTATGCATGCATTGTGGGGCATGGGGCAGATGATGTATACAAAGATGATCGTGGTGGTTGATGAAGGCGTAGACCCTCACGACCTTTCGACAGTGGCGTGGAAGGTATTCAACAATATAGATGCAAAAAGGGATCTCGAGATAGTGGAAGGGCCGCTGGATGCGCTCGACCACGCGTCGCCCATGCCATTCTACGGCCATAAGCTGGGCATAGATGCTACCAAGAAATGGCCGCAGGAAGGCCATATGCGCCCATGGCCGGATGATATAGTCATGGATGATGATATCAAGAGATTGGTGGATGAGAGGTGGCATGAATACGGTATTTGA
- a CDS encoding patatin-like phospholipase family protein, which yields MKIGVALGGGAARGYAHIGVLKALEHRGIRPDYVAGCSMGALIGAIYCTGISIDMLEELAITITPKYWLDPSLSRTGLLQGKKLESVIATLTGNRKMEDLAIPFWAVATDVMASEPYIFKSGSIATAVRASTAIPAVFEPVYLDDRILVDGGFVDLIPADLVKEMGADIIIAVNVGFSSASINPSNAAELLMLSIDTLQKQLYKYKAIDADYIIRPDVSDIKPNQFDKAQDCIKIGERAAEQALEAYDM from the coding sequence ATGAAGATAGGGGTAGCATTGGGAGGAGGAGCGGCAAGAGGATACGCGCATATAGGGGTATTGAAGGCGTTGGAACACCGCGGTATACGCCCTGATTATGTAGCAGGCTGCAGTATGGGGGCCCTTATAGGAGCCATCTATTGTACGGGCATATCTATAGATATGTTGGAGGAGTTGGCGATTACTATTACGCCGAAATATTGGTTGGATCCGTCATTATCGCGTACAGGGTTACTTCAGGGTAAGAAACTTGAATCGGTTATCGCCACGCTGACGGGCAACCGCAAAATGGAAGACCTCGCTATACCGTTTTGGGCTGTAGCCACCGATGTTATGGCTAGCGAACCTTATATATTCAAAAGCGGCAGCATAGCTACAGCGGTGAGAGCCAGCACAGCTATACCAGCGGTATTTGAGCCAGTCTACCTCGATGACCGCATATTGGTGGATGGAGGATTTGTAGATCTTATTCCAGCGGATTTGGTCAAGGAAATGGGAGCCGATATTATAATAGCTGTAAATGTAGGATTTTCATCGGCTTCGATTAATCCGTCCAATGCCGCGGAACTGCTCATGCTTTCTATAGATACACTGCAAAAGCAGTTATATAAGTATAAAGCAATAGATGCGGATTATATAATACGCCCTGATGTGTCGGATATAAAGCCTAATCAATTCGATAAGGCACAGGATTGCATAAAAATAGGTGAACGGGCTGCAGAACAAGCTCTGGAAGCGTATGACATGTGA
- a CDS encoding aminotransferase class I/II-fold pyridoxal phosphate-dependent enzyme, whose amino-acid sequence MDSTKYSLADFAYIPDQDLMQRAHTISEYLSDARAKHHMQYRRVSASGSGPTMMVIDPYTGELREMIYMASNDYLNLTRHPRTIQAGMEALQKYGTGAGSVPLLGGTLDIHVALEKEIAAFKGCEDAILYTSGFGSNAGTLLALLQKDDIAILDQYVHASIVDGCKNTNVRYFRHNNMEHLEKVLSTVKDKYRTKLIIVDGVYSMDGDIAPLPAIASLAKQYGAYVMIDEAHATGVIGENGRGTPEHYHMEGQIDIVAGTFSKALGCVGGFIASNSELVDMLHFYSRAYMFSTAPTPQVTGSLREALKVIVDEPQLREKLWDNIRYFRKNLLDLGFNIGNSQTAIFPIIIGDDLKVREVCRRLHEYGVYVNPVEYPAVSRNLSRVRISLMATHTREQLDTVLNILEKLGREYDIMPYKGAKESKTESAS is encoded by the coding sequence ATGGATTCAACAAAATACAGCTTAGCAGATTTTGCTTACATACCTGATCAGGATTTGATGCAGCGTGCTCATACCATAAGCGAATATTTAAGCGATGCTCGAGCAAAACACCATATGCAATACAGGCGCGTTTCGGCCAGTGGCTCAGGCCCTACTATGATGGTCATAGATCCTTATACCGGCGAGTTGCGCGAAATGATATACATGGCCTCAAATGATTATCTTAATCTTACCAGGCATCCGAGGACCATACAAGCCGGTATGGAGGCCTTACAAAAATACGGCACTGGGGCTGGTTCTGTCCCGTTGTTAGGAGGTACTTTGGACATACACGTGGCGTTAGAAAAAGAAATAGCTGCTTTTAAAGGATGCGAGGACGCTATACTTTACACCTCCGGCTTCGGCTCTAATGCCGGAACGCTTCTGGCCCTGCTGCAGAAAGACGATATAGCTATACTGGACCAATATGTGCATGCTAGTATCGTAGACGGTTGCAAGAACACCAATGTCCGTTATTTCCGCCACAACAATATGGAGCATCTTGAGAAGGTGCTGAGCACCGTCAAAGATAAATACCGCACCAAGCTGATAATAGTAGACGGTGTTTATTCCATGGACGGTGATATAGCTCCACTGCCTGCCATAGCAAGCCTGGCCAAGCAATACGGGGCGTATGTGATGATAGATGAGGCTCATGCTACTGGAGTAATAGGCGAAAACGGCCGTGGAACACCTGAACATTACCATATGGAGGGGCAGATAGACATAGTAGCCGGTACTTTCAGTAAAGCGCTTGGCTGCGTAGGTGGCTTCATAGCTTCCAATAGCGAATTGGTAGATATGCTGCATTTCTATTCAAGAGCCTACATGTTCTCTACGGCACCTACTCCGCAGGTTACCGGTTCGTTGCGCGAAGCCCTTAAAGTTATAGTAGACGAACCTCAGCTGCGTGAAAAGCTCTGGGATAATATAAGGTATTTCAGAAAGAACCTGCTGGATCTAGGCTTTAATATAGGCAATTCTCAAACCGCTATATTTCCTATCATAATAGGCGATGACCTTAAAGTAAGGGAGGTATGCAGACGTCTTCACGAATACGGTGTATATGTAAATCCGGTTGAATATCCCGCTGTATCGCGAAATCTTTCGCGCGTGCGCATAAGCCTGATGGCTACTCATACGAGGGAGCAGTTGGATACAGTATTGAATATATTGGAAAAATTGGGCCGCGAATACGATATAATGCCTTACAAGGGTGCCAAAGAATCAAAAACCGAGTCAGCGTCATAA
- a CDS encoding nitroreductase family protein, giving the protein MDFYDVINNRRAVRRYKEGVIDDAVLKRIMEATRRAPSWANRQCWRFILVKDRETMMKLGQMRSYRPDISCYEKAGAIAVACADPSASGEMNGKQYYMLDTGIAMEHLILAATAEGLGTCWIGAIDEQPIKQLLHIPDQYRVIAFTPIGYADEQPPLRNRLPLDEIFHINRW; this is encoded by the coding sequence ATGGACTTCTACGATGTAATAAATAATAGACGTGCCGTGAGGCGCTATAAGGAAGGCGTTATAGACGATGCGGTCTTAAAGCGCATTATGGAAGCCACTAGACGGGCCCCGTCATGGGCTAACCGCCAGTGCTGGCGCTTTATCCTTGTAAAGGATAGGGAAACCATGATGAAGCTTGGCCAAATGCGCAGTTATCGCCCGGATATAAGCTGCTATGAAAAAGCAGGGGCTATAGCAGTGGCATGCGCCGATCCATCGGCTTCAGGAGAAATGAACGGCAAGCAATATTATATGCTGGATACCGGCATAGCGATGGAGCACTTGATACTGGCAGCTACAGCCGAAGGATTGGGTACATGCTGGATAGGTGCCATAGATGAACAACCTATAAAGCAGCTCCTTCATATACCGGACCAATACCGCGTTATAGCATTCACTCCTATAGGCTATGCTGATGAGCAGCCGCCGTTACGCAACAGATTGCCGCTTGATGAAATATTCCATATAAACAGGTGGTAG
- the groL gene encoding chaperonin GroEL (60 kDa chaperone family; promotes refolding of misfolded polypeptides especially under stressful conditions; forms two stacked rings of heptamers to form a barrel-shaped 14mer; ends can be capped by GroES; misfolded proteins enter the barrel where they are refolded when GroES binds), protein MAKQIIYDEEARKALERGVNALADTVKITLGPKGRNVVLDKKFGAPTVTNDGVTIAKEIELEDPFENMGAQLVKEVATKTNDVAGDGTTTATLLAQAIVREGLRNVAAGANPMLVKRGIEKAVDVAVEELKKISKPVESKEAIAQVASISANDTTIGEMVAEAMDKVGRDGVITVEESKSMLTELEVVEGMQFDRGYISPYMVTDTEKMEAVLEDPYILITDKKLSNVQDLLPLLEQVVQQGRRLLIIADDVEGEALATLVVNKLRGTFTCVAVKAPGFGDRRKEMLRDIAILTGGEVISDELGFDLKEVKLNQLGRARLVRVDKENTTIVDGAGHPSEIKARIASIKAQIEETTSDFDREKLQERLAKLAGGVAVIKVGAATEVEMKEKKMRMEDALSATRAAVEEGIVPGGGVALINVLPALDKLIDQTSGDEKTGVTIVKRALEEPVRQIATNAGLEGSVIVEKVKNSAAGIGFNVLTEEYVDMIKAGIVDPTKVTRSALQNAASIAAMILTTESLVTDIPEKQPPVPAAPNPDMMY, encoded by the coding sequence ATGGCAAAGCAAATTATATATGATGAAGAGGCCCGCAAGGCGTTAGAAAGAGGCGTCAATGCGCTGGCTGATACGGTTAAGATCACATTAGGTCCCAAGGGACGTAATGTTGTATTGGATAAGAAATTCGGTGCACCTACGGTAACCAACGATGGCGTGACCATAGCTAAAGAGATAGAATTAGAAGACCCCTTTGAGAACATGGGCGCTCAACTGGTTAAGGAAGTAGCTACCAAGACCAATGATGTGGCCGGCGACGGTACTACCACCGCTACTTTGTTAGCGCAAGCCATAGTAAGAGAGGGTCTGCGCAATGTTGCGGCTGGCGCAAATCCGATGTTGGTGAAACGCGGCATAGAAAAGGCTGTAGACGTAGCTGTAGAAGAACTCAAAAAAATAAGCAAGCCTGTAGAGAGCAAAGAAGCCATAGCCCAGGTGGCGTCGATATCAGCTAATGATACGACAATAGGCGAGATGGTAGCCGAGGCTATGGATAAGGTGGGCAGAGACGGCGTTATAACAGTCGAAGAATCCAAGTCCATGCTCACTGAGTTAGAAGTGGTAGAAGGCATGCAGTTCGATAGGGGCTACATATCGCCCTATATGGTGACCGATACAGAAAAAATGGAGGCTGTATTGGAAGATCCATATATACTTATTACGGATAAGAAACTGAGCAATGTTCAGGATCTGTTGCCATTATTAGAGCAGGTAGTGCAGCAGGGCAGAAGACTGTTGATAATAGCAGATGACGTCGAAGGCGAAGCTTTAGCTACTTTGGTAGTCAATAAATTAAGAGGTACGTTTACCTGTGTGGCTGTAAAAGCCCCTGGCTTCGGTGACAGAAGAAAAGAAATGCTGCGCGATATAGCCATTTTAACCGGTGGCGAGGTCATATCTGATGAATTGGGATTTGATCTGAAAGAGGTTAAACTCAATCAGCTTGGTAGAGCCCGTTTAGTGCGCGTGGATAAAGAGAATACCACTATAGTGGATGGCGCTGGTCATCCGTCTGAGATAAAGGCCCGCATAGCTTCTATAAAGGCCCAGATAGAGGAGACTACGTCTGACTTTGATAGAGAAAAGCTGCAGGAGAGACTGGCAAAATTGGCCGGTGGCGTAGCTGTAATAAAGGTTGGTGCCGCTACCGAGGTCGAGATGAAAGAGAAAAAGATGAGGATGGAAGACGCATTGTCTGCCACCAGAGCAGCGGTAGAAGAAGGCATCGTTCCTGGCGGTGGAGTGGCCCTCATCAACGTATTGCCAGCATTGGATAAACTTATAGATCAAACCTCAGGCGATGAAAAAACCGGTGTGACTATAGTAAAGAGAGCACTAGAGGAGCCGGTACGTCAGATAGCCACTAATGCCGGTCTGGAAGGCTCGGTTATAGTGGAAAAGGTGAAAAACAGCGCTGCTGGCATAGGCTTTAACGTATTGACTGAAGAATACGTTGATATGATAAAGGCCGGTATAGTCGATCCTACCAAGGTTACACGCTCGGCCCTCCAGAATGCTGCTAGTATAGCGGCTATGATACTGACCACCGAGAGCCTGGTAACCGATATACCGGAGAAACAGCCTCCGGTGCCCGCTGCCCCTAACCCGGATATGATGTATTAA
- the groES gene encoding co-chaperone GroES → MALKPLGDRIVIKQVEKEETTKSGIVLPGTAQEKPQIAEVIAVGPGGIVDGKEVKMEVKPGDRVIYSKYAGTEVKYDGEEYIIIKQSDVLAVIE, encoded by the coding sequence ATGGCTTTAAAACCATTGGGTGATAGGATAGTTATCAAACAGGTAGAAAAAGAAGAAACCACGAAGAGTGGCATCGTGTTGCCCGGTACGGCACAGGAGAAGCCTCAGATAGCTGAGGTAATAGCGGTCGGCCCCGGAGGAATAGTCGACGGCAAAGAGGTTAAAATGGAGGTAAAACCTGGCGATAGGGTTATATACTCCAAGTATGCCGGTACCGAAGTGAAGTACGATGGCGAGGAATATATCATAATCAAACAAAGCGATGTATTAGCGGTAATAGAATAA
- a CDS encoding DNA-3-methyladenine glycosylase family protein, which translates to MTVIQADDDTIVLDNVQHFYLEHIFESGQCFRWNASSEGSYIGVAMGHVLEIRQQGPNVVLHPCTMEEFERVWRRYFDLDADYGAIKHSLAGDPTLDKAMEFGYGMRLLHQDPWECLISFIISANNRIPRIKGIIEELSMRYGNQLEYKGRIYYDFPSPNELARHTPDEICECRCGYRAPYIVETARIIAGGEIDLKAIESMEYHEAHRALMKLPGVGPKVADCVLLFGMGKGEAFPVDVWIKRVVEQLYLPNASLKDIKKWAYQRFGRLAGIAQQYLFYYIRENSR; encoded by the coding sequence GTGACCGTAATCCAAGCTGATGATGATACTATAGTGCTGGACAATGTCCAGCACTTTTATCTTGAACATATATTTGAATCCGGTCAGTGCTTTCGCTGGAATGCCTCCAGCGAGGGGAGTTATATAGGCGTAGCCATGGGGCATGTGTTAGAAATACGCCAGCAGGGGCCAAATGTGGTACTTCATCCATGTACAATGGAAGAATTTGAACGGGTGTGGCGCCGATATTTTGATCTGGATGCCGACTATGGGGCTATAAAGCACAGCTTAGCCGGTGATCCTACTCTGGACAAAGCCATGGAATTCGGTTATGGTATGAGGCTGTTGCACCAGGATCCTTGGGAATGTCTCATATCCTTTATTATATCGGCTAATAACCGCATTCCGCGCATAAAAGGTATAATAGAAGAGCTATCGATGAGGTATGGCAATCAGCTGGAATATAAAGGGCGCATTTATTATGATTTTCCATCTCCAAATGAACTTGCAAGGCATACGCCGGATGAGATATGCGAGTGCCGTTGCGGCTATAGGGCTCCATATATAGTAGAAACCGCAAGGATCATAGCCGGCGGTGAAATTGATCTCAAGGCTATTGAAAGCATGGAATACCATGAGGCGCACCGCGCTCTCATGAAATTGCCAGGCGTAGGACCGAAAGTGGCCGATTGCGTTTTGCTCTTCGGTATGGGCAAAGGAGAGGCTTTCCCTGTAGACGTATGGATAAAACGCGTTGTGGAGCAACTTTATTTGCCTAACGCCTCGCTTAAGGATATAAAAAAGTGGGCATATCAGCGTTTTGGCCGATTAGCCGGTATAGCTCAGCAGTACCTTTTTTATTATATAAGAGAAAATAGTAGATAA